Sequence from the Cucurbita pepo subsp. pepo cultivar mu-cu-16 chromosome LG02, ASM280686v2, whole genome shotgun sequence genome:
aaatttcttttacttgtAGAACTTGTAATTGGCTTATGTCATATACTATatacaaaacaaatattataatcaatGATTTTGATCAATTATTGTTATCtattattagtattaatataattttctcaattaaaaatatataggaACGTCTTTTTAATCGATAAGAATAGGTTAAATATCGAAACACCAAAgtagtattattaaaaatatatattgtcattataattattattagtatttaaaaaaaaaataacctcGTATGCAAAAGAGACACGTGGCAAAATCTAGATGAGGTGTTGCTATCTTGAGCCGTTCCATGCTGATAAAGTGCACCAACAGGACACAATGGGAATCTGCGAATCTCGTAGAAATGTCCCAAAGATATGAGCTGGTAGGGTTGTCGGGTTATTTTTCCGTTTCTTGTAAAGTCAACCTTCATTCAGGGATAATTCAGTAATTTCACTTTGGCTGACGTGTCTTATGTTTCAGTGGGCTATGTCTGGGAGGAggcaataaatataaataattaaacccAGTGGgagatttaaataaaataatggaataTGTTTTTTCAGCTGGTGGAATGATATTTCATGTGGGACAAATTAGATTGGTGGattcaatttaaaacaattctaaattatttatttatttatttatttatttataaaatagaagaaacaTAGGTTTCACCGCCTCAtatcaagaagaaagttttctCCGTTcctatttatcttattttctcattttttttagttgagtTACCAAACTCATCCATACTGTATGGGTGTGGATCCACGAGGAGAACTAGTTAGCTACCTCATGTTTTCTGGAAGGATTAGTTATGAAACAAATTTATGGTACATtattgttttgtatttttaaaatattcaacgAATCATAAGAAACAttcatactaaaaaaaacgATTTAATACTTGAAAACGAAAggtactaaaattaaaattcaaaccatTTCTAATGGTAGTTAAGACGTTTGAGATGATGCTCATATTCGCTTTTAAGATTCTAAAAATGCATTCGTTTATACCTAACTGATAATCAAGATTAATTAAAACCGGGAttgaatttaagaaaaataaaatgaattgatTTCTTCGATCTTCGAAAGTGGAAAGAAGGATTCGtccatttaaaatttgagtaaaGTAAGgaagcaagcaagcaagaagtttatttatttttaatttgtttttaaattttgtgagaaATTTGTTCACGCGTTGGATTTATATTATACGCCTGCTAAACTCGGGTTCTACATCAGCCACATAGAGCGAACAGAGAGCGAGAGGGAGTTCTTAAGAAGCTTCAAACTGATTCTCTTCATCCCCTTGTTCATCAATCTCATCTTTACCTGTGGATTTATTAGTTTTAGGTTTCTGGGTTTTTAAAATCATCTTCAGATTCCTCTATTTTCGTCATTTTCAGGCTTGGATTTGGCTCACACTTCAATCGGTACGTTTTCAGCTTCTATAATCCTTTTGGGgttcttttaagtttgttttctttgctCTGTTGTGGTTCTTTTTGTGTCTATTTATTCAAGCTCTCTAATGGGGTTTCTTAGCTGCTGGTTCTATTGTCTAGGGTTTGTTTCTAAATCCACAATGGATATcatttgcttttagtttctatGTTTAAGAAACCCTCTTGGTGAGGAAATGGATCTTTCACTTGTGTTACCAATTGGGTCTGTTCtttgttctgttttctttctaGGGTTATCATTTAGGCGTTGTTTTTTAATCTCTTCATCATATGATTCTTAATTTTGTAAGTCATGTTCTGTTGCTTCAATGATTTTTAGCTGTTTCTGAAATTCAATCCAGACTAGAAGTTAGATCCATTCTTGTACTTTCATAAAGTAAAAACACTTTTGCACAATCTGTTCAGCTTAAAATCTGAAAAACTGGATGCAAGCATCTGGAAATTTGGCTCATACCAGGTTTAAAATCCATCAGTTTGGTTGTTCCATAGAATCTGATGCTCAGGTTGGTTAGCATCTTAGCAGAGATTTCATGATCTATGCTTGGTCCAGcatctatttttcatttctttttgttgttttttgagcataatgattgacatttgaattctGTCTTTTTGATATGCAGTTGATGGTGTAGATCGTGGTACGAATTATCTTGTAACTGGCATTTAGGTGTTAATCAGGGTTTTGTGTTTCTTTGAGTGATGTCATTTCGTAGTATAGTCCGTGATGTTAGAGAGGGGTTTGGAAGTTTATCGAGGCGTAGTTTTGAGTTCAGACTGCCTGGTCACAATAGAGGTAAATCTCATGGATCAGTCCATGATCTGCTCGATCAACCTCTGGTAATTCAGACTAGTCGATGGGCTAGCCTTCCACCTGAGCTATTGCGGGATGTTGTCATGAGATTGGAGGAGAGTGAGAGCGTGTGGCCTGCTCGCAGGAATGTTGTTGCTTGTGCTGCTGTTTGTAGGTCATGGAGGGATATGTGCAAAGAGATCGTAAAAACTCCTGAGTTCTCGGGGAAAATTACGTTCCCTGTCTCCTTAAAGCAGGTACAAAAGCAACAAAATGTTGTAATTcctaattaatttccaccCATATGTTGAATTTAAAAGAACATTTAAGTATACATTTTGTGAAGACCGAAGAGTAAGCTAATTTCTTCATTCGTTTATCTTTGCAGCCCGGGACTCGCGATGGAACGATGCAATGCTTCATTAAGAGGGATAAATCTAATTTGACTTACCACCTTTACCTTTGCCTTAGTACTGGTAAGCTCTTCTTCATTAAGAGGGATATCGATTCTTTTAAGCTAAATTTGATCATTAGAATCAAATCGTTGAGATACttgagggggtggattgaggggtcccacatcgactggagaagggaacgagtaccaacgaggacgctgggtctgaatggggggtggattgtgagatcggttggggaggagaacgaagcattctttataagggtgtggaaacctctccctatcatacgcgttttaaaaactttgagggaaaaacaaaaaatgataacatctgctagtggtgaatTGTGGGCTGTTACTGTATATGTGCGAGTGGCTCATTTATTTAAGTCATCGTACCATCTACATTCactttattgttttgtttttacatTGTAAATGAATCGCTTTGACCTTTTATGCATCAATCGCCCGGTTTCTAAAATGGGTTAAGTACAAGTAATCTTAATGTAGtattggtttggttttgaaaTGTGAATCTTTTTCGTTGTATTATTGTTCGTTGTTACGTACCAGCTTCTGGGTATTCGACTCTGAATATGTATAAATATACGTATGTAGGCACGGATATGTTTCTAAATAATGATACTCTTGCAGCTTTACTTGTTGATAATGGGAAGTTTCTTCTTTCTGCGAAAAGAACAAGGAGAGCGACTTGCACCGAGTACGTGATTTCCATGGATGCGGATAATATATCAAGATCGAGCAACACCTACATTGGAAAACTAAGGTAGGATTGTTTATCTTCATCCTAAGTTCCTTATTTCTTGAAGATACCGTTAATCGCAACACGCCTTTCCTAAAGTAATTTAAGCTATATGCCATGCTGAATGCTTATCAGTTTATACTTCATATGGATCGTGTTCAAATCGAGAAGTCGAGTACattgaaatttagaagaaatttaatttgagatAGGAACTTGTGGTTCTAATATTGAACGTCGTAAGCCTGTAGCCATTTGCCACGTGGTTTTTAGTTTTCGACTACTAAAATTGTTCATAAAAAAGTACAAGAAGCACATGTTTTTTAGATTTCGTCGAGTTATTCTGATTCAGTTCTTGAAGCGTTTTCTTGTGGTCTGTTCTCTTCATTTCAGGTCGAATTTTCTAGGGACCAAATTTATTATCTATGATACACAGCCTCCATACAACAATGCCCAGATTTCCCCACCAGGCCATAGTCGTAGATTCTACTCGAAAAAAGTTTCTCCGAAGATCCCATCCGGTAGCTATAATATTGCTCAAATCTCCTATGAGCTGAACGTTCTTGGCACTCGAGGCCCCCGAAAGATGCACTGCACAATGCACTCCATCCCCGTCTCATGTCTTGAGCCCGGTGGCACTGTTCCTGGCCAGCCCCAAGTTGTCACTCGACTCCTTGGTGATTCGTTTCGAAGTATATCGTTTTCGAAGTCTGCATTAAATTCTACAGAGTTCAGTAGTTCCCGCTTCTCTGATATCGTTGGTTTACGGGATGAAGATGAAGCGGGGAAGGAGAGGCCATTGATTCTTAGGAATAAGCCACCACGGTGGCACGAGCAGTTGCAGTGTTGGTGCCTTAATTTCAGAGGACGAGTAACCGTTGCCTCTGTCAAAAACTTCCAACTGATCGCTGCAACAGagccttcttcttctacaGCTACAAACCAACACGCTCAATCTTCCCAGTCCGACCACGACAAGATCATTCTTCAATTCGGGAAGGTCGGGAAGGACATGTTTACAATGGATTACCGATATCCATTGTCAGCATTTCAAGCTTTCGCTATCTGTTTGAGTAGCTTTGACACCAAGTTGGCTTGTGAATAAGTAGAATCAACTGACCCATATcatgctttctttcttcttccaaatagAATGTGTTTGGTTCTGTAAAAATCGTCTGTCTCAAAAAGTTTGTAGAACAATGTGTGCACCCCAAAGAACTGACTTTCTCCCCTGCCCCCCCGACCCCGCTTTAATTCCTATTGCTTAGTTTGTTGTTCGGTATCGAATGTTGGGAATGTGAATATAGTTCCACGTCAACTAAAGCTCgaaatggataatatcatagGTTGGGAATAGAACGGAGTTTAAAAGTGTTATTAAAGCTGTTCATCTATGACTGAACCAAGCAATAATTGAAGGCTCCTTGTATCAAAACTATACAAGATTGAGTAGAGAATCAAGCATCTCGATattatctttaaataaataagcctGTGAAAGAGAGCGTCTGTGAAAGAGAGCGTCTGAGTCGAGTAGCGTTAAAACTATATAAGATTGAGTAGAGAATCAAGCAACTTCTAAGCATTATATTTTGTGAATAAGATGTGTTTTTTAGTATCTTTTCATTGATTACTTCAACTTGCATGTTTTTcatcatgttaagaatgagaagctctgataccatgttaagaatgagaaatagacgTGAGATCGAAAAGTGCGAGAAACATAGGTGGGATCATTTGACTTAGATTCCTTCTCTTCATTGATTACTTCAACTTGCACGTTTTTcatcatgttaagaatgaaaagCTCTGAtacatgttaagaatgagaactAGAAGTGAGATCGAAAAATGCGAGAAACATAGATAGGATCAAAAGTCCaatattcattaatgttcacaacgtttaaataggatacaagctaaataaatccaataaataagataaaatattatactAACCAAATCTGAATTAAAGATAATTGATTCTATCTCAAACTTAAGCTTTTTCCCGTCCTCAAGTAAAATAGAGCGAAGTCACTCAATGAAGCAACAATTGTATTCAAATGATTCGAGCGGGCAAAATACACTtgattttttgaagtttttactTTGATCGTTCACAGTTCATCCCATCCAactaacaaaattgaaaacaaaggTTGGCAAGGCTTGATCGGAGCAGGTTTTTCCAGCCTAAGTCTAGAAAGATAAAAGGAGAAATTATGACACTTTTAGACGTCTCAATGGCGGTGGATCATCCCTCTATAAATTGTGAACCAGGGGTAACTATTAGGAGTAAGCAAGCATAATTGAACCTTCAATCGATGTTCCATTTTTAGATTCCTACTCTCGGGTTTCTTtaaattcgagagcaattgTCCACTATTTcccttcaaacttgttcctacaGTTTCCATGAAGGAATCAAGAGTTGAAAAAGCCTCAAACCCATTCTCCCAATTCAGATCGTCATTGAAGAAGTTCAAAGAAAGCTTGAAATTCCAATATGAGCCAACACACAAATTCGTCGAGTAAAACTTATCCTATTCGATTTTTGCACTATCAAGGAGTATTTACATAGAAGACCACCAAGGCTACACAAGTCCCGAGAGTgcccaattgaagaaagtcAGTTTGGGGTTCAAATTGGGGGTAAGTATCGAATTCCCATCTACGGTCCATTTTTCTTCAGATTGAGCGTTTCTTTAGCTTAAGATGATTGAGATGATTAtctttgatgaagaaattgagagcCAAAACGTCGTAGATAAAGCTGCCCAAGAAAGTTGAATTCTGCACTTTTGGGTGAGTTGCAGAATTGATGACATTTTGTCAAAATTAAGACCACACGCTCAAAGACGCTCCTCTaaacaaattcttttaatgTGAGGGAAGAATAAGGAAGAAATTCTATGAAGAAATCGGGCCCTAAAACCTCTAGAAACAGCTATCCAATAAGATTTTTCTAGATTGAACTCCAATGAGGAAAACAATCTCCGACGAACTTTGGAGGTGAATAACTTAAACTACAATTCACTagaaggtatgaaatcaatccctagcTTTTCCCTGTAACATCATCTTTATGTTTCATAAAGAAATCGAGGGAAGAAATGTCGTGATGGCATCTTTATGTTTTAGGTGATGGCGATGTTGGTTGCAgtcgtcttcttccttctaGAGGAAGCAAACAATGACGTGGTCGATTCAATTGAACTGACCGACCATGTCAACCTAAAACTCGAACATCCcttgatttttcttaattttaaccCTCTTCCATAACGGttctaatgaaaaatttatgattctAGATACTAGACACTCTAAGAATTCTTTCAAAGAAAACTTGAAGTAATTCGGATATcagaagctcaagaatggAAGTCTCGAACGTTAacgacgaggtaagtagccaccttgaacttttattaagaaatacttgtatgAATCAGTTATATGAATTAAgcaaatatgaaagaaaaacaccaagaaacaaacataaaataatatatggcATAACAAGTCAACATGATATTTCGTAATATAGTATATCTCATAATGACaacataaaataacataatgaATTCCATAACATGACAAACTCACATCACATCAATAACATAATAAGCCGACATTAAACAATCACATGACACAACATATGTAGGGACCATAGTGGTCTGCTAACCTCAAATACCCCTAAGAATATCAAAATCGACTCCGAGACGATAAAAAAGGGTAGGAAAGGGTTTCGAGACTACAAATTGAGCCGTCTAAGTCGAGGAAAATAGGTTAGAGCCACAAATTTGAGTTGTTGAGCCAAGGGAAATAGACTGGAGCCGCAAACCCGAGGCTGAGCCACACTCGATGAAGCTGCGTAAGGGCTCCGGATAGGATAGGTGCACAAGGCGGCTGGAAGCTGGTCGAGGTGCAGATTCAAGTCGAGTAGGATATGGGTTGGTTGGATCGGGTTTTTGGGTCAGTACGTGTATGTGCCAGGTTGGATATGGGCTAAGTGGATCGCGTGTCTGGGGCAAGTGGGCTGAACTGAGCTACACGCAGTCACTGGGTTGCACTTGAGGAGTGGGCTGAGTCTGTAGCACACGTGGGCTAGGCCTCGGCTGAAAGGTTGGGCCTatgcttcaattttttaattttaggtcCGGTTCCGAACCAACTGTTCAGCAACTTTTTGGTTGGTCGGTTGGACGTGCGGAAATGGGTTCTCCCAACTCaggttctttgtgttcatgtAGATCGAGTTCTTTGAATAGGAATTTGAGATCTCTAACGACGTTTTTGTAGTTGAGATTTGGGGACGGTGAAGAATAGTTGTGAGCGGGGAGCCGAAGATATTCTACATTTACGACATCACCTCTTTGTAGACTCgtgtttctaaaatttatttcaagcGTCTCTAGCACACACATTCTGTGTCTTTGTGcaattaaatgaatattaatCCACCATTCAATTTCCGTACAATAAGTAAATTTTGACCCTTCATTTATCACtgttaaatttaataacttacctccatacaaattttatttatgatctaCACTTAATTTCCTCAATTTTTCATTCTACACTACAAATTTATTTCTGTACCACTCTTAACTCAACTACATTTATAacatcttattttcttttcaaatttttaaatttattaatttttttttttaataaaaatgtgtCGTTCAAATCCCATCAGCTTGGTTATATACGTAAAAAGATACTATCAAGTAAAACCACgaaagtttatgctcaaagggtacaatatcatacaatagtattagagtcatgcccttattttaaatcaaactTGTCAATATAATCCTCAAGTGTATAGTCATAATAACTCAGATGTTATGAGTCTCGAAGGGGTAGGATCATAGTGAAAATCTATGGTAGAGCTCTATTGGACTAGTAATGTGTTCTAAAGAAGTGGGGTCGTCTAGATAGTACTAGACAGATTCACATATGACAATGTGTttttgttcgaagggaggaTTGTGGAGTCCCACGTTAAGAAAAACGTCAGAAAgggtaaataattttttttttttaaaaaaaaaatgaaatgggtaGGTGAAAGTAGATAAAAAGGAAGGCATGAATAAGGGTGAGATTTGAATTAAGAGTACACAAATTTGGTGGAAGTGAGGTCAAGAAGTGAATAGTTTGGCattgaaagaattgaagaCAAAGTAGTACTTCAAATTTAGTGGTTCCCAAACTTTTAAACACTGTTTTTATTCAATTCTCTTCAACAACATTAACATCCCATCTACATCTTGCCTACCTAACATTAACGTCCATCGTTACAATTGCAAAATCTATCTACGTCATACCTACGTCAAAAAACGTCGTGTCAGAAAATCTAAATAAGTGTAAAGAAAAGCGTTTTACAATTGATATATAGTTCCGCGGAAAGTGTCTATCAATAAACACgttcttttaagttttgaattattatgaTTAGAGTAGGGCTAAATTAGGTGTAGTAGGCTTGGTTAAATTGTCAAACAGAGAAGTAAGTGGATGTGGAGATTCTAAACTAGGGTTTAAAATTGAGCATGCCACGAGTTTTACTAATGCACTAACCATACGAACGAAATGGGTTTAAAATTGAGCATGCCACGAGTTTTACTAATGCACTAACCATATGAACGAAATAacattataattcaaaatttaggaatgtatttttttagaaacgTCTTCGGTGGAATGAAATTgtatgtttaataaataacaCGTAACTTGTAACCTCTAATTCTatgttattaaattattatgataGTTGTatgaattatatgatatatgtgCTTCCATGTATGTTCGAGTATGACTAATATGCTGACATGTTTATGTTTATGTCTTGCGAGATGTCATGATGAACAATGTACTATAAGCATTTTGAAACACTACGAATATGCATGTATGACTTGTAAGAAATTTAATTCATGAAGTATTATGAACGTCATTTCATTGAACCATAATTAGATCTCATATATACATATTGATGTTCATATTGTAACGATTtgagttaaaaagaaaattcaaatcttgttAGAAAATCGTGAGATTTTCGGCCAGGCGATATTCTCGCCAGTAACCAACCACCCACAACCTTTCGTAACCTCATCTCACGCCCCTCATTCACACATTCATTCATGCCTTCATTCGCAACCCACACATATGGATTAATATGCCCAGATATGGATATGCCCTAAGCACGTGATATGGATTAATATTTGTGAGATTTAACGTCAAAGTATAGTGCTCGATACAACTACTGAGTAATTACTAACATCGGCCaaagccaaccaagtaagtgatcTTACGATTGGAGTTAGATAATTGTATGATGTTTGATGGTGCATGCTTCATGGCccttgcatgcaccatattattttatgctaTACTTGTATGTTCTCTGTATTGACATATGATgttatgaaatgttatgtatGTGATGTTATGTTTTGTCGTATAAAGTTATGTGATAGATTATGTGACGACGGTCATATATATGATGCATATATGAAGTATGTCATGGATGAAAGGAGAAAGGGAATAATGttaatgttatgttatgaatgaaaatcatgtggacctcatgcatgtatgtatgtcatgtgtaTCAGAATACTTTTTTGTTATGCTATGTTAATATGGCCGTGTACCTTCGATATTTAtattcgccatgatatcatgcaagccttttgttaagaatatttagtactaaattatagtttaccatatatatcatatttgatattttattatagccAAATATCTCCTTACTATGGGTAGCTtcccatttattactattttcatatccttgtaatttatttaattataaatagagaactttcataCATCATTTAGGTGTGATgtattaagcaaacattctcaccttttctttttcgtggCGTCCGATTGTTAAGCGTTGTGTCTGACCAAGTTAGGGCCAAGGGGCACGTATACGAGCTCGCCCGTGGGTCCATGTATGGAGAAGTACCGCACATCCAACCTTGTACAGAACTAGAAAGAGCCTAAGATCATATTAAATActtcaagtcatgtgctattCTCATATATtcataactttattttaaaagtatttaatatgattttccACATAAGTATTTTTActaattggtaaaaaaaattagggcaTTATACATATGATCACCGATTATTTTTccaatatattattataaatatgtaCACTCACGATACtattcattttcctttcttttttatccgTTTTCGATAGTACGAACGTTgtacactaaaaaaaaaaaaccatatatCATTGGGCactcataaaaataatatttttttaacgttTGTAATCGACAAAAATGAAAGCAATTATTGATGGTAAAAATCGAACAACAGTCTGTTcctcttttccctttttcctcccttatttatttattatttatcattattcAGGTAGTAGCTGGATGAATCTCATCTACggtaaaaattaagaaaaagaaagatggttctctctctttctctcaccaatatggtaaaaaaaaaaaaaaaaaaaaaaaaaaaaaaaaaaaaagtaaataaaataaataaatgagtgCANTAACAAGTTCATATTTTTGGAGGAatacatgaaaaagaaaacccaaaaagaacaaattggatAAGGGAAGAAGGTGAGAATGTTGtcggagagagagaaaaaaaaacaggttTTTGACAGATTTGCGAGGGAGCACACCGGTTGGGTATTGTTGGAAGTGTTGTATGTCTTCATGGAGGGTTGTGTATGAAGATGCTCCACACTCCGATGCTTCCAATACGATGATGGTACCCTTTCAATGGCATGGACACATCTTTTGTCTCTGCCTCTCTGATCGAGTTGT
This genomic interval carries:
- the LOC111789111 gene encoding tubby-like F-box protein 8; the protein is MSFRSIVRDVREGFGSLSRRSFEFRLPGHNRGKSHGSVHDLLDQPLVIQTSRWASLPPELLRDVVMRLEESESVWPARRNVVACAAVCRSWRDMCKEIVKTPEFSGKITFPVSLKQPGTRDGTMQCFIKRDKSNLTYHLYLCLSTALLVDNGKFLLSAKRTRRATCTEYVISMDADNISRSSNTYIGKLRSNFLGTKFIIYDTQPPYNNAQISPPGHSRRFYSKKVSPKIPSGSYNIAQISYELNVLGTRGPRKMHCTMHSIPVSCLEPGGTVPGQPQVVTRLLGDSFRSISFSKSALNSTEFSSSRFSDIVGLRDEDEAGKERPLILRNKPPRWHEQLQCWCLNFRGRVTVASVKNFQLIAATEPSSSTATNQHAQSSQSDHDKIILQFGKVGKDMFTMDYRYPLSAFQAFAICLSSFDTKLACE